GGCGTGGTCGGTGGTCTGCCTGCTGCACAGTACGGCGGGAAGCTGGCTGTCGCTGGCCGCGTTCCGGGCGATGCTGGGGATGACGGAAGCGGCGGGTTTCCCGTCGGCGCTGCGGGCAACGGCAGAGTGGTTCCCGGCCAAGGAGCGGTCGATTGCAACCGGCTGGTTCAACATCGGCTCGTCCGTGGGCGCGGTTGTGGCGCCTCCGCTGGTGGTCTGGTGCATTTTGCACGGCAACTGGCGTTTTGCCTTTGCCGTGATCGGTGGGATCGGGCTGGTGTGGAGCGTGCTGTGGTTCCTGTTGTATCGCGTGCCGGCCAAGCACCATCGCCTGTCGGAAGAAGAGCGTGACTACATCCGCGCCGGCCAGGAAACGCCGGATGACACCGCCAACGTGCCCAAGCCTTCATGGGGCAAGATCGTCAGCGGGCGACGGTTCTGGGGTATCGCCATTCCGCGCTTTCTGTCGGAGCCGGCGTGGCAGACGTTCAATTATTGGATTCCGCTTTATATGGCCACCGAGCGCCATATGAACCTGAAGGAAATTGCCCTGTTTGCGTGGCTGCCGTTCCTGGCGGCGGACGTGGGCTGCGTGCTGGGCGGCTATCTGGCGCCATGGTTCCAGAAGCGATTCTCGGTATCGCTTGTGACGTCGCGCAAGCTGGTGATGGTGACGGGCTGTCTGTGCATGATCGGCCCGGCTTGCATTGGTCTGGCGACGAGCCCCTACACGGCGATTGCGCTGTTCTGCGTGGGCGGCTTTGCGCACCAGACGCTCTCTGGCGCGCTCTACACGCTCACGTCCGACATGTTCGGCAAGCATGAAGTCGGCACGGCCGTGGGGCTGGCGGGCATGTCGGGCTACATGGGCGGCATGCTCTTTTCGCTGGCGGTCGGCACGCTGGCAACGACCATCGGCTACAACCCGCTGTTCGTGGCGCTGGCCGTGTTCGACATCGTGGCGGCCATCCTCGTGTGGACCATGCTCAACGACAACCAGGCGCGTCCGGTGCCGGTGCAGCCGAGCGGCACGGCAACCAGCACGGCTGCCTGAACCGCAACTGCAAAGGCCGTCCGTCAGGCGGCCCGCTGAGCAATCGTCGGGTTGAGCTTGGCCGGGCTGAGTGGGTCGAAGTCGACCCATTCGCCGTTGCGCCAGCGGCCCGCGGCTTCTTCGACATCCATCCCGCCGGTGCTGGACAGAATGCGCGCGGCTTCAGCTTCCCGGTCGGATGTCACGCGCACTGCAAGCAGCACGCCGGAATGGCGTGTGCGCAATGTGGCGTCGGGTGGCTGCGCAGGATTGGGCTCGTCGCGTGTTGCGAACATCGCACCCGCCAGCGAGCCGATATAGGCGCCCACCCCGGCCGCCACCACCGAGAAAAGCACGGCCACGTGCAGCGCAAGCAGCAGCACCACCCCGGCGACGGCGCCAATGGCGGCGCCAATCGCCATGCCCTTGCCCGCGCCTGCATGGGCACGCGCAGCACCCGGGTCGGCGTTGCGGTCGCCGCCAATGGGAAACGCCGCGTGCTGGCCGGATGGGTTGACGAAGAAGACGTTCACATCGTCCTCGGAAAAGCGCTGGGCGAACAGCGCACGCGCGGCGCCTTCGGCGCGTTCAAACGTGTCGAAACGGGCAGCGACGATGAGCGACATGGGGCCTCCTGAGAAACGCATTTCCCATAGCGCAAGCAAGCGAGGGGCCTGGGCCCAAAGTGGACCCAAAGTTACCTAGATCAGGTAATTGGCCGGGCAATCACTCGTCGCCATACTTGCCCACCAAGGCCCGAATCGAGGCCAATTTTCCAGCCACACGATAACGAAAACGTGGCTGCCCAGAAATCGGGGGGCAGTCGGCCGATACCGCCCGGCAATCCGGCGGTCTTTTGGTATCCCAACGGGAGGGTGTGTCATGTTCAACGGCTTTTCTGCGGTGCCGGGCGCGGTCGTGCCCTATGCGTACGACTGGCTGCTGGTGGGGCTGTCGTATCTGATCTCGGTGGCGGGGGCGTATGTGGGCTTGCGATGGTCCAGGCGCGTGCGCAACAAGAACGGTGCCATCGACATGGACAGGCTCGTGTGCGCCAGCGTGGCGCTCGGCGGCGGTGCCGTCTGGTCGATGCATTTCATTGGCATGGCGGCCTACCGGACACCGGTCCGGATCGAGTTCGATCTCTTCATGACCCTGGTGTCGCTCGTGGTGGTGATGGTGTTTGCCGCTGGCGGCCTCGTCATTGCATCGCGCACCACGGGCAACCGCATGCGAAACGTCGCCGAGGGTGGCGTGCTGACCGGCCTGGGCGTGGCGGTGATGCACTACACCGGCATGGCCGCTGTGCACACCAACAGCAATTTCGACTGGGACATCTCCATCATGGGTGTCTCGGCCTTGATTGCAGTGCTGGTGTCGATGGTCGCACTGTGGCTGGCAACAACCGTCAAGACACGCGGTCAGCAGTTCGGCGCGGCGCTCATCATGGGCGTGGCCGTCTGCGGCATGCATTACACGGGCATGACGGCCGGCACGATGATCTGCACGGGGCAGAGCTACTCGCCGTCGCTGTTCGCCATTGAAGGCAGCAACATCGGTTATGCGGTGTTTGCGCTGGCCGGCACCATCCTGATGATCATCCTGCTGATCGAGGCCTCGCGCAGCGCAAGCAGCGCACGCGCCACTGCATCGGGCACGCTGCGCTGAAACGTGTTGCGAGAACGCCCGGCCCGGTGTTTTTCGGTCGGGCGATTCTCATCGCGGTGGCGCGCACCGCTACAATCGCGGCCTGGCATTTGTAGATGGCGTTTGAAATGGTGCTTGGCTGGTTTGGCATTTCCACCGTGTGGCTGCTGCCCTTGGTTTGGCGGTATGTAACGCGCGCGCTGGCGGGGGAGCGGGATTTTCTGAAAGGCCGGGGCACCGTGCGGCTCTGGCTGGTGACGCTCGTCGCGCTGAGCGCCAGCGCCGCGCTTGAAGCCCTGACGTCTGGCGCCGACCCGCAGGACAAGGCTGGCGGTGCTGCCGGACGCGCGGTGTCGTCGCTCTTCTCGCACATGCTGGGCTGGACAGGTGCGTTCCTGCTGATGCTGGGCGTGCTGATCTGGGTCGCGCCCATGGTGTTCGGCCGATCGTGGGGCCAAGTGTTCAACCGCCGCCGCACGGCTGATGCCGAGACGTCTGCCGAGCCAGACACCCGCCACGACGAGCCCGTTGACGATGGCTTGAAACCGACCGCGCTTGGTCTTGGCGGGGCAGGGGAGGCGCGTTGGAGCGGTAACACCGGCGCTGCTCAGCCGGCCGTGCGTCACCGCGGCATCGAAGCCGTTTCTGCGCGGCGCCAGCCCGCGTGGCAGCCACCCCCGCGAACGCGCCCCTCGCCGCCGCAGCCGGGCGAGATCTGGCCACTGATCGATGCAAAGAAGGGCACGCCCGCAGAGGCGCCCGCAAGCGCGAAGGCCGCGCCACCCGTCGCAGTACCCACTTCGCCGCAGGCGCCTCCGGCACGCCCCAAACCGCGTGCCACCATCGTCAGCAGCCCGTTCCATCAACCGCAACTGGGTCTGCAGACGCAGGCGAGGGTGTCAGCACCAGCATCCGCGGCACC
This is a stretch of genomic DNA from Ralstonia wenshanensis. It encodes these proteins:
- a CDS encoding MFS transporter; the protein is MKPIKGLRWWIIVLVLSGLIMNYLARNALAVAAPEVNKVLNISTQQYGYIVAAFQAAYMVMQPVAGYVLDVLGTKLGFALFAAAWSVVCLLHSTAGSWLSLAAFRAMLGMTEAAGFPSALRATAEWFPAKERSIATGWFNIGSSVGAVVAPPLVVWCILHGNWRFAFAVIGGIGLVWSVLWFLLYRVPAKHHRLSEEERDYIRAGQETPDDTANVPKPSWGKIVSGRRFWGIAIPRFLSEPAWQTFNYWIPLYMATERHMNLKEIALFAWLPFLAADVGCVLGGYLAPWFQKRFSVSLVTSRKLVMVTGCLCMIGPACIGLATSPYTAIALFCVGGFAHQTLSGALYTLTSDMFGKHEVGTAVGLAGMSGYMGGMLFSLAVGTLATTIGYNPLFVALAVFDIVAAILVWTMLNDNQARPVPVQPSGTATSTAA
- a CDS encoding MHYT domain-containing protein; the encoded protein is MFNGFSAVPGAVVPYAYDWLLVGLSYLISVAGAYVGLRWSRRVRNKNGAIDMDRLVCASVALGGGAVWSMHFIGMAAYRTPVRIEFDLFMTLVSLVVVMVFAAGGLVIASRTTGNRMRNVAEGGVLTGLGVAVMHYTGMAAVHTNSNFDWDISIMGVSALIAVLVSMVALWLATTVKTRGQQFGAALIMGVAVCGMHYTGMTAGTMICTGQSYSPSLFAIEGSNIGYAVFALAGTILMIILLIEASRSASSARATASGTLR